The following proteins are co-located in the Vigna angularis cultivar LongXiaoDou No.4 chromosome 2, ASM1680809v1, whole genome shotgun sequence genome:
- the LOC108321704 gene encoding glycine--tRNA ligase, mitochondrial 1 produces the protein MLKHLVRVRVRVRAIAIAISSSPKISSQLPIPSTFTFAFSLSSSTMAATDDSLRKSLADKHAAVEAQGNTVRALKAAGAPKTEIDAAIEALNALKLEKTSIERSLIGGSDTREAFRQAVVNTLERRLFYIPSFKIYRGVAGLFDYGPPGCAVKSNVLSFWRQHFVLEENMLEVDCPCVTPEVVLKASGHVDKFTDLMVKDEKTGTCYRADHLLKDFCNEKLQRDLALSSDKVSELKHVLATLDDLSAEELGAKIKEYEIVAPETKNALSAPYPFNLMFQTSIGPSGLSPGFMRPETAQGIFVNFKDLYYYNGNKLPFAAAQIGQAFRNEISPRQGLLRVREFTLAEIEHFVDPQDKSHPKYDEVADLEFFMFPREQQMSGESAKKIPLRDAVSKGIVNNETLGYFIGRVYLFLTRLGIDKDRLRFRQHLANEMAHYAADCWDAEIECSYGWIECVGIADRSAYDLRAHTDKSGVPLVAQEKFSEPKEVEKLVITPVKKELGLAFKGNQRMVVEALEAMPEKEALDMKAALESKGEVEFEVCTLGKNVTIKKTMVTIQKEIKKEHQRVFTPSVIEPSFGIGRIIYCLFEHTFYTRPSKAGDEQLNVFRFPPLVAPIKCTVFPLVQNQKYEEVAKLISKSLTAAGISHKIDTTGTSIGKRYARTDELGVPFAITVDSTSSVTIRERDSKDQVRVDVEKAAIVVKEVTEGHRTWEDVWSTLPHHSSTSADD, from the exons ATGCTTAAGCATTTAGTGAGAGTTAGAGTGAGAGTGAGAGCGATAGCAATAGCAATATCTTCTTCACCTAAAATATCTTCTCAACTTCCAATTCCATCCACTTTCACATTCGCCTTCTCTCTGTCATCTTCTACCATGGCCGCCACCGATGACTCCCTCCGCAAATCCCTTGCCGACAAGCACGCCGCCGTCGAGGCTCAGGGCAACACCGTCCGCGCTCTCAAGGCCGCGGGCGCCCCCAAGACGGAAATTGACGCTGCCATCGAAGCCCTAAATGCGCTCAAGCTGGAGAAAACGTCCATCGAACGCTCCCTCATCGGCGGTTCCGACACCCGCGAGGCGTTCAGGCAGGCTGTGGTGAACACCCTGGAGCGGCGTTTGTTCTACATCCCGTCGTTCAAGATCTACCGCGGTGTTGCCGGCCTCTTCGACTATGGTCCTCCCGGCTGCGCCGTGAAATCCAACGTCCTCTCATTCTGGCGGCAGCACTTCGTTCTGGAAGAGAACATGCTCGAGGTGGATTGCCCATGCGTCACTCCCGAAGTCGTTCTCAAAGCCTCGGGACACGTGGACAAGTTCACCGATCTTATGGTAAAGGACGAGAAGACCGGCACGTGCTACCGCGCCGATCACTTGCTCAAGGATTTCTGCAACGAGAAGCTTCAGCGTGATCTCGCCTTGTCCTCTGACAAGGTTTCGGAGCTGAAGCATGTGCTTGCCACGTTGGATGATCTCTCTGCAGAGGAGCTTGGCGCTAAGATTAAGGAATATGAGATTGTTGCTCCTGAGACTAAGAACGCGCTCTCTGCCCCTTACCCTTTCAATTTGATGTTTCAGACTTCCATTGGCCCCTCTGGGTTGAGCCCTGGGTTCATGAGACCTGAGACTGCGCAGGGAATCTTCGTGAACTTCAAGGATTTGTATTATTACAATGGGAACAAACTGCCTTTTGCCGCGGCACAGATTGGTCAGGCGTTTAGGAATGAG ATATCTCCACGGCAAGGGCTTCTCAGAGTTCGCGAATTCACATTGGCTGAGATTGAGCACTTTGTTGACCCTCAAGACAAGTCTCATCCTAAGTACGATGAGGTTGCGGACTTGGAGTTCTTCATGTTCCCGAGGGAGCAGCAAATGTCTGGAGAGTCTGCCAAGAAGATTCCTCTTCGTGATGCTGTTTCCAAG GGAATTGTCAATAACGAGACTCTCGGTTATTTCATTGGGAGAGTGTATCTTTTCTTGACGCGTCTTGGTATAGACAAGGACCGATTGAGGTTTAGGCAACATCTTGCAAATGAGATGGCCCACTATGCTGCTGACTGTTGGGATGCGGAGATTGAATGCTCCTATGGATGGATTGAGTGTGTTGGAATTGCTGATAGATCTGCTTATGATTTGCGTGCTCACACG GATAAAAGTGGTGTTCCACTAGTGGCTCAAGAAAAATTTTCAGAACCTAAGGAAGTGGAG AAATTGGTTATAACTCCTGTGAAAAAAGAGTTGGGTCTGGCATTCAAGGGAAACCAGAGGATGGTGGTTGAAGCACTTGAG GCAATGCCTGAGAAAGAAGCTTTGGATATGAAGGCTGCTCTGGAATCAAAAGGGGAGGTGGAGTTTGAAGTGTGTACACTTGGGAAAAATGTGACTATTAAGAAGACTATGGTGACCATTCAAAAGGAAATAAAGAAAGAACACCAGCGAGTTTTTACACCCTCTGTGATTGAACCATCATTTGGGATTGGACGGATAATTTATTGCCTCTTTGAGCACACGTTCTACACAAGGCCAAGCAAAGCGGGTGATGAGCAGTTAAATGTATTTCGCTTCCCTCCACTCGTAGCTCCAATTAAGTGTACAGTTTTCCCACTGGTTCAGAATCAGAAGTATGAGGAGGTTGCTAAACTCATTTCCAAGTCCTTAACTGCTGCTGGAATTTCACATAAGATTGACACTACAG GTACATCAATTGGAAAACGATATGCAAGAACAGATGAACTTGGCGTGCCATTTGCTATCACTGTAGATTCAACATCATCAGTGACTATTCGGGAGAGGGACAGCAAGGATCAAGTGCGTGTTGATGTGGAAAAAGCTGCCATTGTTGTTAAGGAGGTAACTGAAGGCCATAGGACTTGGGAAGATGTGTGGTCAACTTTACCTCATCATTCTTCTACATCTGCAGATGATTGA
- the LOC108321711 gene encoding 14-3-3-like protein A encodes MADSSREENVYMAKLAEQAERYEEMVEFMEKVAKTVEVEELTVEERNLLSVAYKNVIGARRASWRIISSIEQKEESRGNEDHVAIIKEYRGKIETELSKICDGILNLLESNLIPSAQSPESKVFYLKMKGDYHRYLAEFKTGAERKDAAESTLLAYKSAQDIALADLAPTHPIRLGLALNFSVFYYEILNSPDRACNLAKQAFDEAISELDTLGEESYKDSTLIMQLLRDNLTLWTSDITDDAGDEIKETTKQPGE; translated from the exons ATGGCAGATTCTTCCAGGGAAGAGAACGTTTACATGGCGAAATTGGCCGAGCAGGCCGAGCGGTATGAGGAGATGGTTGAGTTCATGGAGAAGGTAGCGAAGACTGTGGAGGTTGAGGAGTTGACTGTGGAGGAGAGGAATCTTCTCTCTGTGGCGTACAAGAATGTGATTGGGGCGAGGAGGGCTTCGTGGAGGATTATATCCTCCATTGAGCAGAAGGAGGAGAGCAGAGGCAATGAGGACCACGTGGCTATTATAAAGGAGTACAGGGGAAAGATTGAGACCGAACTCAGCAAGATCTGTGATGGGATTTTGAACCTCCTCGAGTCCAACCTCATCCCTTCTGCTCAATCTCCCGAAAGTAAAGTCTTTTACCTTAAAATGAAGGGTGATTACCACAGGTACCTTGCCGAGTTTAAGACTGGGGCAGAGAGGAAAGATGCTGCAGAGAGTACTTTGCTTGCTTACAAATCCGCTCAG GATATTGCTCTTGCTGACCTGGCCCCCACCCACCCTATTAGGCTTGGACTTGCTCTCAACTTTTCTGTGTTCTATTATGAAATCCTTAACTCACCAGATCGTGCTTGTAATCTTGCCAAGCAG GCATTTGATGAGGCAATTTCCGAGCTTGACACATTGGGTGAAGAGTCGTACAAAGATAGTACATTGATCATGCAACTTCTCCGTGACAACCTGACTTTGTGGACATCAGACATCACG GACGATGCTGGGGATGAGATCAAGGAGACAACCAAGCAACCAGGTGAATAG